In one window of Pseudoalteromonas sp. GCY DNA:
- a CDS encoding non-ribosomal peptide synthetase, protein MVVEQLLVELAERGVQAFVDNGKLKTRSHHGAIDAELASQIKAHKSQLIEVLSSDQVEFPKADMTRQWHPVSSAQQRMLIMAELGDNAQYNVSMSINLSGVICADTLERAMQILIEHNAALRVNFARVGGEYQQQVRAEHGFRLTRLCESDESRIAQMEYDEANTGFNLQNDLLIRATLIKQNTQQYVLLLTLHHLLTDGWSQSLLLKQFLYVYEQLLSGKPVNLSEEVNYLDYCHWQQTHLGSKGIKEQLSWWRQKLEGLPKLHSIPTDLPRLAKLSDEGHSLGRQIPVQLHEALTQLAVTNQVSMSMLMQAIFTLWQARISGQNDVVFAIPVANRDLPGSDSIIGLFVNTLVARETLDWQDSFLTLLAQVRTSSNEMQVRQLVPFEALVEALKPERTQAYSPLCQIAYSFDAFAEVTEALPQQWQPRQVAANRAKFELTCGFARDENRLLLEFEFNINLFSEAQINTLLDSLVALIESVCSAPQSKLSEFAITTPEQQNQVLNWGNGATPYDESDNIVALMELAYQKYAKSQALVVNEQAVTFEQLQRNVDLLVSQLMPLNLAGKAIASCMHNGIEAVIALLATLKLNAIYLPIDPEFPAPRVEFILQDAEVELLLVGPGTMEQQHGLASQLVGYDPLCASVSVLPQRSINPQSTAYMIYTSGTTGTPKGVVLSNGGLAAHCQGMKDYYGYTHDDKVLPFFSMSVDGSLEQLLAGLLAGATVHLRNGPVWSVEKFYDYVSKHGITATDMPPAYCLELLTCLEVQKRAQFWETTSLRSVVTGGDAMSAYIPGLWRQLGLFGRIRLMNAYGPTETTITSSIAELSEQEATQAPAIGGPTPGTKLYVLDANKRLQPPGVIGELYIGGQGVALGYHNRPELSNERFMPDHIEHSGRVYQTGDLVRWRHNGQLHFVGRRDEQIQVRGFRVELAEIKQHLLEIESVRDALVVATADTKGVTQLVAYVVLEEGATLNEKVILEKLRQSVPSYMVPSGLAILPQLPTNVSGWVERKDLPKITLNSHSIPQRPLRTHTERTLAHIWQSILQLDGDQLGGESNLFDLGGHSLVVIRLVDHIEREFGKTLSVQAVFDSPILAEQAQLIDQASETTLLPKIERLDAGQLAPLSYAQQRIYFIDQMLQGATQYNMIATFKCTQPLTQSVLEAIIQGLLARHPSLRSTVLLNPDGLYLQVLNEWPSPLQYHDLVAYSHNEQQATIKRILSEEGARKFNLNSDIPCKVHVCALTHDNTQLIFNFHHIATDGWSMNILMREFAVLLEAHMSGVSAKLQELTHTYGDFSAWQKQALSGSYLETLQDYWNKQLDGLPELHSLPLDYVRPATQTFSANTVSQVLSVADAAKLSTLAKRENTTLFTLLMSVFTNTLSHFSGQQDIVIGTPVANRAMREVQGVIGCLVNMLVLRQDVPVKGTFREFLHKTRLVHTSALQHQHMPFDMLVELLSPVRSQAYSPLFQVLFTMESEQRTSSEEDGLLVPVGTEAQSIQYDLTLKVDESDERGLVFTLDYNCALFRVETVQSMLEAMMRQLSVVMDNPELSLTALNQAASGHHTLSELKAPGLLPRIDEQISETAKLSASDTAVVCGQDSLSYQALEQQATLLAGQLIAAGLTVGAHVAVGLPRGVDYITAMLAVFKAGGVYVPLDLSYPTARLAQMLEIAKPQFMITLSDIALGTGQTPRIELDKLDLIPATQLPDTEQDALAYLIFTSGSTGKPKAVMVGHQQLTHSNQSRIQFYGKQPCNFAMLSSFAFDSSIAGIMSTLSCGGKLVLNEQSEVPLLSQLPQMIRGHAITHLLAIPSLYEALLKTDSLLPEHVICAGEAMAGAIASLHFSKNHTGCLYNEYGPTEGTVWSTAYRVKKEDVSGNVPIGQPVAHAGVLVLDSQHNPVAHGAVGELFIYGHGIAQGYLERPEETESRFIELTVGSTKVKGYLSGDLVRYRHDGELLFLGRNDDQIKLRGFRIELTDIQSSMMTHQDVEHTEVLLSKTKEPYLSAFYHAAAEISESQWRQYLSPLLPEHMIPTRFTYVDRIPLTPNGKVNKELLLKQESLPSAEGEAPQTDVEIKLARLLSELLGIKGPVTRETDFFSLGGHSILIMQLITHIEEVFGVKLSIKDVFEKPQLSQLSAVIESQLSSQDDTERYSKLKKAEQANNNYNSKDIII, encoded by the coding sequence ATGGTAGTCGAGCAGTTACTTGTTGAATTGGCTGAGCGTGGTGTTCAGGCCTTTGTGGACAATGGAAAGCTTAAAACACGTTCTCATCATGGGGCGATTGATGCTGAACTTGCGAGCCAGATCAAGGCGCATAAGTCACAACTAATTGAGGTGCTAAGTAGCGATCAGGTTGAGTTTCCAAAAGCCGATATGACGCGTCAATGGCATCCCGTATCCAGTGCACAACAACGGATGTTGATTATGGCAGAGTTAGGGGACAACGCTCAGTATAATGTATCAATGTCAATCAATCTGTCCGGCGTTATTTGTGCTGATACGCTTGAGCGGGCGATGCAAATACTCATAGAACATAACGCGGCATTAAGGGTTAATTTTGCGCGTGTTGGTGGGGAGTATCAGCAGCAGGTGAGGGCTGAGCATGGCTTCAGGCTCACCCGGTTGTGTGAAAGCGATGAGTCTCGAATTGCACAAATGGAGTATGACGAAGCCAACACTGGGTTCAATCTACAAAATGATTTACTGATCCGCGCAACCCTGATAAAGCAAAATACACAGCAGTATGTATTATTGCTGACTTTGCATCACCTCCTTACTGATGGTTGGTCTCAATCATTGCTACTTAAGCAATTCTTATATGTTTATGAGCAGTTGTTGTCTGGTAAGCCGGTTAACCTGAGTGAAGAAGTCAATTATCTGGATTATTGCCACTGGCAACAGACACACCTTGGCTCAAAAGGAATAAAAGAGCAGTTGTCATGGTGGCGGCAAAAGCTGGAGGGGCTTCCTAAACTACATAGCATTCCGACAGATCTGCCAAGACTTGCAAAGCTGAGTGATGAAGGTCACAGTTTGGGACGTCAAATTCCGGTGCAACTACACGAGGCCTTAACACAGCTCGCAGTGACGAATCAGGTTAGTATGAGCATGCTGATGCAAGCTATATTTACGCTTTGGCAAGCGCGCATTAGTGGCCAAAATGATGTGGTATTTGCAATCCCGGTTGCCAATCGAGACTTGCCAGGTAGTGACAGCATTATAGGTCTGTTTGTAAATACATTAGTCGCCAGAGAGACACTAGACTGGCAGGACTCTTTTTTAACTTTACTGGCACAAGTCAGGACATCTTCTAATGAGATGCAGGTACGCCAGTTGGTACCCTTTGAAGCCTTAGTGGAAGCACTTAAACCTGAGCGAACTCAGGCTTATAGTCCTTTGTGTCAAATCGCTTATAGCTTTGATGCCTTTGCTGAAGTGACAGAAGCGCTGCCCCAGCAGTGGCAGCCTCGTCAGGTTGCTGCAAATCGAGCTAAGTTTGAACTAACGTGTGGTTTTGCCCGAGATGAAAATCGGTTACTTCTTGAATTTGAATTCAATATTAATTTATTCAGTGAAGCGCAAATAAATACATTGCTTGATAGTTTGGTTGCCCTTATCGAGTCGGTATGTAGCGCACCCCAATCTAAATTGAGCGAGTTCGCAATCACGACGCCGGAGCAGCAAAATCAAGTATTAAACTGGGGTAATGGGGCGACGCCGTACGATGAGTCTGACAATATCGTGGCGTTGATGGAGCTAGCTTACCAGAAATATGCCAAATCTCAGGCATTGGTAGTGAATGAGCAAGCGGTGACCTTCGAACAGTTGCAGAGAAATGTCGATTTACTAGTTAGTCAATTAATGCCATTGAATTTAGCGGGGAAAGCGATTGCGTCTTGTATGCACAATGGAATTGAAGCTGTCATAGCGTTACTGGCAACGCTTAAGCTCAATGCTATCTATCTGCCTATTGACCCCGAATTTCCGGCACCGCGCGTTGAATTCATTCTCCAAGATGCTGAAGTCGAACTCTTGTTAGTTGGACCCGGTACCATGGAGCAGCAACATGGACTTGCAAGTCAGTTAGTGGGTTACGATCCTTTATGTGCGTCGGTGTCGGTCTTGCCGCAACGAAGCATCAACCCGCAAAGTACTGCGTACATGATTTATACGTCAGGAACAACGGGCACTCCAAAAGGTGTTGTACTGTCTAATGGTGGTCTAGCTGCACACTGCCAAGGCATGAAAGACTACTATGGCTACACACATGATGACAAAGTCTTGCCATTTTTCTCAATGAGTGTTGATGGTTCCTTAGAACAGTTGCTTGCAGGTTTGCTCGCAGGTGCGACAGTACATCTTCGCAATGGACCTGTTTGGTCCGTTGAAAAGTTTTACGATTATGTGAGTAAACACGGGATCACAGCAACGGATATGCCGCCGGCTTATTGCCTGGAGCTGTTGACTTGCCTGGAAGTGCAAAAGCGCGCCCAATTCTGGGAAACAACCTCTTTACGCAGTGTCGTTACGGGCGGAGATGCAATGTCTGCCTATATTCCCGGGCTATGGCGTCAGCTTGGTTTGTTTGGCCGGATCCGCCTAATGAATGCCTATGGACCAACAGAAACGACGATTACATCAAGCATTGCTGAACTGTCGGAACAAGAGGCGACACAGGCTCCAGCAATTGGTGGGCCAACACCTGGTACGAAACTTTATGTGTTGGATGCCAACAAACGGCTCCAGCCGCCAGGGGTGATAGGAGAGCTATATATTGGAGGTCAAGGTGTTGCGCTTGGCTATCATAATCGCCCAGAACTCAGTAACGAGCGTTTTATGCCTGATCATATTGAACACTCTGGAAGAGTTTATCAAACCGGTGATCTGGTACGTTGGCGTCACAATGGGCAGCTGCACTTTGTGGGCCGCCGAGATGAACAAATCCAGGTGCGCGGCTTCAGGGTGGAACTGGCTGAAATTAAGCAACACCTATTAGAAATTGAGTCAGTTCGAGATGCGTTAGTGGTGGCGACTGCAGATACTAAAGGTGTGACACAGTTGGTTGCATATGTCGTCCTTGAGGAAGGGGCAACACTCAACGAGAAAGTAATTCTAGAAAAACTGCGCCAGAGCGTGCCGAGTTATATGGTCCCGTCGGGTCTGGCAATATTGCCTCAGTTGCCAACCAATGTTTCTGGATGGGTTGAACGTAAGGACTTGCCTAAGATCACACTGAATTCACACAGTATTCCACAAAGGCCTTTGCGTACACATACTGAACGTACTTTGGCTCATATCTGGCAGTCTATATTGCAATTAGATGGTGACCAGTTGGGTGGTGAAAGCAACTTGTTTGACTTAGGTGGGCATTCTTTAGTGGTTATTCGGCTAGTGGATCATATTGAGCGTGAGTTTGGCAAGACACTATCAGTACAAGCGGTTTTTGATTCGCCGATTCTGGCAGAGCAAGCACAATTGATAGACCAAGCATCTGAGACGACTCTGTTGCCGAAAATTGAGCGGCTTGATGCAGGACAGCTGGCGCCATTGTCTTATGCTCAGCAGCGGATCTATTTTATAGATCAAATGCTGCAAGGAGCAACTCAGTACAACATGATAGCGACGTTCAAATGCACACAACCTCTGACACAAAGCGTGTTAGAGGCCATTATACAAGGCCTATTAGCACGTCACCCAAGCCTGCGTAGTACAGTGTTACTTAACCCGGATGGGCTGTATTTACAAGTGTTGAATGAATGGCCGTCTCCGCTTCAGTACCATGACTTGGTTGCTTACTCTCATAATGAGCAGCAAGCCACAATTAAACGCATTTTAAGTGAAGAAGGTGCACGCAAGTTTAACCTGAACTCGGATATTCCTTGCAAAGTACATGTGTGCGCGCTTACACATGACAATACACAGCTGATCTTTAACTTCCATCATATCGCAACTGATGGTTGGTCTATGAATATTCTGATGCGTGAGTTTGCTGTGCTACTTGAAGCACACATGAGCGGGGTATCCGCTAAGCTACAGGAACTAACGCATACCTATGGTGACTTCAGTGCATGGCAGAAGCAGGCCTTGTCGGGGTCATATTTGGAGACGTTGCAGGATTATTGGAACAAGCAATTGGACGGGCTGCCGGAATTACACAGCTTGCCACTCGACTATGTCAGACCAGCTACACAGACGTTCAGCGCGAACACTGTAAGTCAGGTGCTATCAGTTGCAGACGCAGCAAAGCTCAGCACACTCGCCAAACGAGAAAACACGACTTTATTTACACTCCTGATGTCTGTATTCACTAATACACTCAGTCATTTTAGTGGGCAACAGGATATTGTTATTGGCACACCTGTTGCGAACCGGGCGATGCGTGAAGTCCAGGGTGTGATTGGGTGCTTAGTCAATATGCTTGTATTAAGGCAGGATGTTCCAGTTAAAGGTACTTTCAGGGAGTTTTTGCACAAGACTAGACTGGTTCACACAAGCGCATTACAGCACCAGCATATGCCGTTCGACATGCTAGTTGAACTTCTTTCCCCTGTGAGAAGCCAAGCCTACTCCCCTTTGTTCCAAGTGTTGTTCACGATGGAGTCTGAACAAAGAACCAGTAGTGAGGAAGACGGACTGTTGGTGCCTGTGGGTACAGAGGCTCAGAGCATACAATATGATCTTACTTTGAAAGTGGATGAATCAGATGAGCGTGGTTTGGTCTTTACGCTGGATTACAATTGTGCGCTATTCAGAGTAGAAACTGTTCAAAGTATGCTTGAGGCAATGATGAGGCAATTGTCTGTGGTTATGGATAACCCTGAACTGTCATTAACGGCACTCAATCAAGCTGCATCGGGGCACCACACTTTGTCTGAATTGAAGGCTCCCGGCTTGTTACCGCGTATTGATGAGCAGATCAGCGAAACTGCCAAGCTGAGCGCATCAGACACTGCGGTTGTATGTGGTCAAGATTCTTTGAGTTATCAGGCGCTGGAGCAACAGGCAACCTTGCTGGCTGGACAGTTAATAGCAGCTGGTCTAACGGTCGGTGCTCATGTTGCTGTAGGTTTACCTCGAGGAGTCGATTATATCACTGCGATGTTGGCAGTATTTAAAGCCGGTGGGGTTTATGTACCTTTGGACTTAAGCTACCCGACCGCGCGTTTGGCCCAGATGTTGGAGATAGCTAAACCACAGTTCATGATCACTCTAAGCGATATAGCTTTAGGCACGGGGCAAACCCCAAGAATTGAGCTCGATAAGTTGGATCTTATCCCAGCTACACAACTTCCAGATACTGAGCAAGATGCATTGGCCTATTTGATCTTTACCTCAGGTTCAACAGGCAAACCCAAGGCGGTCATGGTAGGCCATCAGCAATTGACCCACTCAAATCAAAGTCGCATACAGTTTTATGGTAAGCAGCCATGCAACTTTGCAATGCTTTCTTCATTTGCGTTCGATTCCAGTATTGCCGGCATTATGTCTACTTTGAGTTGTGGTGGAAAGCTGGTATTGAACGAACAAAGTGAAGTGCCTCTGCTTTCTCAGTTGCCTCAGATGATCCGGGGCCACGCTATCACACATTTGTTGGCCATTCCGTCGCTTTATGAAGCGTTACTCAAAACAGACAGCTTGCTTCCGGAACACGTTATTTGTGCAGGTGAAGCCATGGCGGGAGCAATTGCATCATTGCATTTCTCTAAAAACCACACTGGATGTTTGTATAATGAGTACGGGCCTACCGAAGGAACGGTTTGGAGTACTGCATATCGCGTGAAAAAAGAAGATGTTTCTGGTAATGTCCCTATAGGTCAACCAGTTGCGCACGCTGGCGTGTTGGTTTTAGACAGTCAGCACAACCCAGTTGCACATGGCGCTGTTGGCGAGCTGTTTATCTATGGGCATGGTATTGCTCAGGGATATCTCGAACGACCCGAAGAAACTGAAAGCCGATTTATCGAGCTGACTGTTGGCTCAACGAAGGTTAAGGGCTACCTCAGTGGTGATCTGGTTCGGTATCGTCATGATGGTGAATTGTTGTTTTTAGGTCGAAATGACGACCAAATTAAACTTCGAGGGTTCAGAATTGAACTGACAGATATACAGTCAAGTATGATGACCCATCAGGACGTGGAGCATACAGAAGTACTACTCAGCAAAACCAAAGAGCCTTACCTGTCTGCTTTTTATCACGCAGCAGCAGAGATATCGGAATCCCAGTGGCGTCAATATCTTTCGCCGCTGTTGCCTGAACACATGATCCCAACCCGCTTTACGTATGTAGATCGGATCCCTCTGACCCCTAATGGCAAGGTAAATAAGGAGCTGTTACTTAAACAGGAATCTTTGCCCTCGGCAGAGGGGGAGGCTCCTCAGACAGACGTAGAAATCAAGTTAGCACGCTTGCTGTCTGAGTTATTAGGCATAAAAGGGCCCGTAACACGAGAAACTGACTTTTTCTCATTGGGAGGACATTCAATATTAATCATGCAGCTTATTACACACATAGAGGAAGTCTTTGGTGTTAAGTTGTCAATTAAAGATGTATTTGAAAAACCACAATTAAGCCAGTTGAGTGCCGTAATTGAAAGTCAACTGAGCAGCCAAGATGATACGGAGCGATATAGCAAGTTAAAAAAAGCTGAACAAGCAAATAATAATTATAATAGTAAGGATATAATCATATGA
- a CDS encoding non-ribosomal peptide synthetase — protein sequence MSNLTDLFRTLSEKSVRLALGEQGELVVRSNKQTLTPELVAQIKQFKPDILAKLSEESQRVNSIPQQPRNQFNYPLSATQRRLWFIEKYQSFAANYATTAALKLTGPFDVSVANQAFNYLVNRHEPLRTRFIEEAGEPRQVIDTEVSFAIAEHDLRHFSGAEQDVVVQEHLNEAAKTRFDLENELMLKVVFLRLSENQGVLISIIHHITMDAWSMNLFSQEFVQAYEAYANQVEPRMPELPIQYLDYTLFHQSLLERAAPKQLTYWLNKLKSAPAFHSLPVVNFVGNETDNECAYEYRWYSKETAAGLKALAGRSGVSMFVMMHAIMSLMVARYSNQDKVLVGTTFTNRQQDELMSLIGFFANTVALYSDISDNPEFQVYLERMRKTYIEANANQDVPFDAVVDELNPPRRAGRSPLFQIIFEYEQAEQLEAQMNELHLEPMYGDKQHVHANFDLTMRAETSERGLYVGFEYNAKVIETATINAMLATLEPLIAAILNDPKCAVKSLDMGGVNVISSERQIALPQQCLHQRFEQQVLNTPQSTAVVCDQGSFSYAELNERANQLAHCLRALGVGPGSALGVCMLPDIDLPLAILSILKAGGRYIPFDAKLPQARILAMAEDAQLTIMLTQQSLAELFEGQLNVVLSLDESGLQSALQGYSTQNPAVSCSTTDLAYQIYTSGSSGQPKGVLVEHGSVVHYLDQVALHYQPPLNSIVTTSIGFDATVTSFWYPLLNGGSCEFPTEDSVTEQIRHHLAGAPKLFKLTPAHLEIFSKATKKAQFDAAHCIVIGGESLTNQVLAPWQAMLPNAVFVNEYGPTEATVGCISHCITPAEKTGHTIDIGLPLANVEAVLVNDCGAYVPNGGIGELYIGGPGLAKGYLHGSPEQNERFTKLPGLSGRFYKTGDMVCQKLNLDGNTRTLEFIGRVDEQVKLRGFRIEVAEINALICTHEAVELSYTCVLNSENNEARLTSYLVTEALPEAELREVLFSLKASLRQQLPDYMQPVDYIFVTELPLTVNGKVDVAALPGAEKALADSHFRAPKTEVEKTVIEIWSEVLGIPADRIGLDDNFFSLGGHSLLVVKVLATIREKIYADFNPTQLFDRLTVADLATALNAAMAQNSVAQALSTVKEAEELEW from the coding sequence ATGAGCAACCTAACAGATTTGTTTCGTACATTGAGTGAGAAAAGTGTGCGCTTGGCATTGGGCGAGCAAGGTGAGCTAGTTGTGCGAAGCAACAAGCAGACTTTAACCCCTGAATTGGTGGCACAAATAAAGCAATTTAAGCCTGATATCTTGGCAAAACTTTCAGAAGAAAGTCAGCGTGTTAATTCTATCCCCCAGCAGCCTCGAAACCAATTCAACTACCCTCTATCAGCAACGCAGAGACGATTGTGGTTTATCGAAAAATACCAATCATTTGCTGCGAACTATGCGACAACTGCGGCATTGAAATTGACAGGTCCTTTCGACGTGTCAGTGGCCAATCAGGCATTTAATTATCTTGTCAACAGGCATGAGCCACTCCGTACTCGGTTTATTGAGGAAGCTGGAGAGCCAAGACAGGTGATAGATACGGAGGTCAGTTTTGCTATTGCAGAACATGATCTGCGTCATTTTAGTGGCGCTGAACAGGATGTCGTTGTTCAGGAGCACTTAAACGAAGCCGCTAAGACGCGTTTCGATTTGGAAAATGAGCTGATGTTAAAGGTGGTTTTCTTACGACTGTCAGAAAACCAGGGAGTTCTTATTTCCATCATCCACCACATTACGATGGATGCTTGGTCAATGAACTTGTTCAGTCAAGAGTTTGTGCAGGCTTATGAGGCTTATGCTAATCAGGTTGAACCACGCATGCCTGAACTGCCCATTCAATATCTTGATTATACTCTGTTTCATCAGTCGCTTCTTGAAAGAGCTGCGCCCAAGCAGCTTACTTATTGGTTGAATAAGTTGAAGTCAGCACCGGCTTTTCATAGTTTGCCAGTAGTGAATTTTGTAGGCAATGAGACGGATAATGAATGTGCTTATGAATATCGTTGGTACTCTAAAGAAACTGCAGCAGGGTTGAAAGCGTTAGCGGGCAGAAGCGGTGTGAGCATGTTTGTGATGATGCATGCCATTATGAGTCTTATGGTTGCAAGGTATTCAAATCAGGATAAAGTGCTGGTTGGCACGACATTTACCAATCGTCAGCAGGATGAATTAATGTCGTTGATTGGCTTTTTTGCCAACACAGTTGCACTGTATAGCGACATTTCTGACAATCCTGAGTTTCAGGTTTATCTTGAGCGTATGCGCAAGACTTATATTGAAGCGAATGCAAACCAGGATGTTCCATTTGACGCTGTAGTAGATGAGCTAAATCCACCCCGTAGGGCTGGGCGCTCACCACTCTTTCAGATCATATTTGAGTATGAGCAAGCAGAGCAATTAGAAGCGCAGATGAATGAGCTGCATTTGGAACCAATGTATGGTGATAAGCAGCATGTACATGCCAACTTTGACTTGACTATGCGCGCTGAAACCTCTGAACGAGGATTGTATGTTGGGTTTGAGTACAATGCAAAAGTTATAGAGACAGCAACCATCAATGCCATGCTTGCCACGCTAGAGCCTTTGATTGCAGCCATTCTCAACGATCCTAAATGCGCCGTTAAGTCTCTTGATATGGGTGGCGTGAACGTCATTTCATCTGAGCGGCAGATAGCTCTACCACAGCAGTGCTTACATCAGAGGTTTGAGCAACAAGTACTGAATACTCCTCAAAGTACCGCCGTTGTGTGTGATCAAGGTAGTTTTTCATACGCTGAACTTAACGAACGAGCCAATCAATTAGCGCATTGCTTGCGAGCACTTGGGGTAGGGCCTGGCAGTGCTTTGGGTGTTTGCATGCTGCCAGATATTGACTTGCCCCTGGCTATACTCTCAATACTTAAAGCTGGTGGTCGTTATATTCCTTTTGATGCCAAGTTGCCACAGGCACGGATTTTGGCTATGGCCGAAGACGCTCAGTTAACCATTATGCTGACGCAGCAATCACTGGCAGAGTTATTCGAAGGGCAGCTGAACGTTGTACTGAGCTTGGATGAAAGTGGTCTACAGAGTGCTTTACAGGGGTACTCAACGCAAAACCCAGCAGTGTCATGTTCTACAACCGACCTGGCATATCAAATCTATACGTCTGGCTCATCCGGTCAACCTAAAGGGGTTTTGGTAGAGCATGGTAGTGTCGTACATTATCTCGACCAGGTTGCGTTACACTATCAGCCTCCGCTGAATAGTATTGTGACCACGTCGATTGGATTCGATGCAACGGTTACTTCATTTTGGTACCCACTGTTGAACGGAGGGTCTTGTGAGTTCCCAACGGAAGACTCGGTGACTGAACAGATCCGTCACCACCTTGCCGGTGCTCCCAAGCTCTTTAAGCTCACTCCCGCGCACCTTGAGATATTTAGTAAAGCCACTAAGAAAGCCCAGTTCGATGCCGCGCATTGTATCGTTATTGGCGGAGAGTCATTGACAAATCAGGTGCTTGCGCCCTGGCAAGCGATGTTACCTAACGCCGTTTTTGTTAACGAATATGGGCCTACTGAGGCCACTGTCGGATGTATTAGTCACTGCATAACACCAGCGGAAAAAACAGGCCACACAATTGATATCGGTCTGCCGTTGGCTAATGTTGAAGCTGTACTGGTGAATGATTGTGGTGCTTATGTACCAAATGGCGGAATTGGAGAGTTGTACATCGGTGGCCCTGGCTTGGCAAAAGGCTATCTCCACGGCTCGCCTGAGCAAAACGAACGTTTTACAAAATTACCGGGACTATCAGGTCGATTTTACAAAACGGGTGATATGGTTTGCCAGAAACTGAATCTGGATGGGAACACCCGAACACTCGAATTCATAGGGCGGGTCGACGAGCAGGTAAAGTTACGAGGATTTAGGATTGAAGTGGCAGAAATCAATGCATTGATTTGTACACATGAAGCGGTTGAGTTGTCATATACCTGTGTTCTTAATTCTGAAAACAATGAAGCTCGTTTAACCTCCTATTTGGTTACAGAAGCATTGCCTGAGGCAGAGTTACGTGAAGTACTGTTTTCGTTGAAAGCTTCTTTACGCCAGCAATTGCCTGATTATATGCAGCCTGTTGATTACATCTTTGTCACGGAGCTGCCGTTAACCGTCAATGGTAAAGTTGACGTTGCTGCGCTACCGGGCGCGGAAAAAGCACTTGCAGATAGCCACTTTAGGGCACCAAAGACTGAAGTTGAAAAGACAGTGATTGAGATTTGGAGCGAGGTACTGGGGATCCCTGCTGATCGTATTGGGCTGGACGATAACTTTTTCTCCCTAGGCGGTCATTCCCTGCTGGTAGTAAAAGTATTGGCCACAATACGTGAAAAGATCTATGCCGATTTTAACCCAACTCAGCTATTCGACCGTTTAACCGTTGCAGACCTTGCGACGGCCTTGAACGCTGCAATGGCACAAAACTCAGTTGCCCAGGCGCTGAGTACGGTCAAAGAAGCAGAAGAGCTGGAGTGGTAG